A single genomic interval of Brevundimonas diminuta harbors:
- the phhA gene encoding phenylalanine 4-monooxygenase — translation MSDFEHVFEQPPEGAAADWTIPQNWAAYTEVEHQTWDTLYARQMKILPGRACDAFMRGLDALDLNAGGIPDFDVINPKLQALTGWTVVCVPGLVPDEVFFDHLANRRFVSGQFIRKPDQLDYLQEPDIFHDVFGHVPMLTDPDFAAYMEAYGKGGQRAASLGMLPNLARLYWYTVEFGLMKEGDGLRIYGAGIVSSATESVFALDDPSPNRLGFDLERVMRTLYRIDDFQQVYFVIDSLEALKDETLKDFGPVYAALKGKDDLAIETVLPTDQVFTRGTQAYAQRGGRFAA, via the coding sequence ATGTCCGACTTCGAACACGTCTTCGAACAGCCGCCAGAGGGCGCGGCTGCCGACTGGACCATTCCCCAGAACTGGGCCGCCTATACCGAGGTCGAGCATCAGACCTGGGACACGCTTTACGCCCGGCAGATGAAGATCCTGCCCGGTCGCGCCTGTGACGCCTTCATGCGGGGACTGGATGCACTGGACCTGAACGCCGGCGGCATTCCCGATTTCGACGTGATCAATCCCAAGCTTCAGGCGCTGACGGGATGGACCGTGGTCTGCGTGCCCGGCCTGGTGCCGGACGAGGTCTTCTTCGACCACCTGGCTAACCGCCGCTTCGTCTCGGGCCAGTTCATCCGCAAGCCGGACCAACTGGATTATCTGCAGGAACCCGACATCTTCCACGACGTCTTCGGCCACGTGCCGATGCTGACCGACCCCGATTTCGCCGCCTATATGGAGGCCTATGGCAAGGGCGGGCAGCGGGCGGCCAGCCTGGGCATGCTGCCGAACCTGGCGCGCCTATATTGGTACACGGTCGAGTTCGGCCTGATGAAGGAGGGGGACGGCCTTCGCATCTATGGCGCCGGCATCGTCTCCTCGGCGACCGAAAGCGTCTTTGCTCTGGACGATCCGTCGCCCAACCGCCTGGGTTTCGACCTGGAGCGGGTGATGCGGACCCTGTACCGGATCGACGATTTCCAGCAGGTCTATTTCGTCATCGACAGCCTGGAAGCGCTGAAGGACGAGACGCTCAAGGATTTCGGGCCGGTCTATGCGGCGCTGAAAGGCAAGGACGACCTCGCCATCGAAACCGTCCTGCCGACAGACCAGGTGTTCACCCGCGGCACCCAGGCCTACGCCCAGCGCGGCGGGCGGTTCGCGGCCTGA
- a CDS encoding Ppx/GppA phosphatase family protein, which produces MPETHGAPRRRDERSQPSRSRDASGRDAPLYGALDLGTNNCRLLIARPSREGFRVVDSFSRIVRLGEGLSRTGLLDPRAMDRAYDALALCAERIVRKGVDSARLSAVATQACRAAENGADFIDRVRKGTGLRLRIIDPAEEARLAVEGCLNLIDPKAEAVLVIDVGGGSTEMSWLKRSGTDWTTTAWMSAPVGVVTLAERHPEPPNSGEAWYEAMVADMGAAIAAGGIVDEPMLELFRQNRAHLVGTSGAITSLAGIHLNLPRYNRDRVDGLWMTRADCEAAADRLKALGPDGRAREACIGPDRADLVLAGAAILEAVQRAWPSERVRVADRGLREGLLLQRMREDKKPPRGRRRRRGRGRPAPVA; this is translated from the coding sequence ATGCCGGAGACCCACGGCGCGCCTCGACGGCGCGACGAGCGGTCCCAGCCTTCCCGTTCGCGGGATGCGTCGGGTCGAGATGCGCCGCTGTATGGCGCGCTCGATCTGGGGACCAACAATTGCCGGCTGCTGATCGCGCGGCCGTCACGCGAAGGCTTTCGCGTGGTCGACAGCTTCAGCCGCATCGTGCGGCTGGGCGAAGGGCTGTCGCGGACGGGCCTTCTGGACCCGCGCGCCATGGACCGGGCCTATGACGCCCTGGCCCTGTGCGCCGAGCGGATCGTGCGCAAGGGCGTCGATTCGGCGCGATTGAGCGCTGTCGCCACCCAAGCCTGCCGGGCGGCCGAGAACGGCGCCGACTTCATCGACCGGGTGCGCAAGGGCACGGGGCTGCGCCTGCGGATCATCGATCCCGCCGAAGAAGCGCGTCTGGCGGTCGAGGGGTGCCTGAACCTGATCGACCCAAAGGCCGAGGCGGTGCTGGTCATCGATGTCGGCGGCGGCTCGACCGAGATGTCGTGGCTGAAGCGCAGCGGGACCGACTGGACGACCACCGCCTGGATGTCGGCGCCGGTGGGGGTCGTGACCCTGGCCGAGCGGCATCCCGAGCCGCCGAACTCCGGCGAGGCCTGGTACGAGGCCATGGTCGCCGACATGGGAGCGGCCATTGCAGCGGGCGGGATCGTCGACGAACCGATGCTGGAGCTGTTCCGGCAAAACCGGGCGCATCTGGTCGGCACCTCGGGCGCGATCACCAGCCTGGCGGGCATCCACCTGAATCTGCCGCGCTACAATCGCGACCGGGTCGATGGCTTGTGGATGACGCGCGCGGACTGCGAGGCGGCGGCGGATCGCCTGAAGGCGCTGGGGCCCGATGGGAGAGCGCGCGAGGCCTGCATCGGTCCCGATCGGGCGGATCTCGTTTTGGCGGGCGCCGCCATCCTGGAGGCGGTGCAGCGCGCCTGGCCGTCGGAACGGGTGCGGGTCGCGGACCGGGGCCTGCGTGAAGGCCTGCTGCTGCAACGGATGCGCGAAGACAAGAAGCCGCCGAGGGGACGGCGTCGTCGGCGCGGACGGGGGCGGCCGGCCCCCGTCGCCTGA
- a CDS encoding arginine N-succinyltransferase, whose amino-acid sequence MLVVRPAGPADLDHLLELAILSGPGFTSLPEDPDALADRLELSQASFEGRVPWQEAWYTLMLEDGDTGDIDGVGSVKATVGLKRPFFSFRVVNNTVQSPSLGVKLDHQTLVLVNECTGWTEVGSLFLKADRRKGGAGRLLSQSRYMLIGAQPELFADNVLAELRGVFTPDGACPFWDHVAHKFFPMEFDHADRMTGSTDKQFILDLAPRHPIYVELLPEPARAVIGKVHPQGVPAMALLESEGFRPNGLVDIFDAGPTVACGRDNIRTVRDARRLTIQIVEGVEAELPALISTDSVAAFRAVRAKADIDGDVVRLTAETAAALKVRNGDPVRVKS is encoded by the coding sequence ATGCTTGTCGTCCGCCCCGCCGGCCCCGCCGATCTCGATCATCTGCTGGAACTCGCCATCCTGTCCGGCCCCGGCTTCACCAGCCTGCCTGAAGACCCCGACGCCCTGGCCGATCGGCTGGAGCTGAGCCAGGCGAGCTTCGAAGGTCGCGTGCCCTGGCAAGAGGCCTGGTACACCCTGATGCTGGAAGACGGCGACACGGGCGACATCGACGGCGTCGGCTCGGTCAAGGCGACGGTGGGGCTGAAGCGGCCCTTCTTCTCGTTCCGCGTCGTCAACAACACCGTCCAGTCACCCTCGCTGGGGGTAAAGCTGGACCACCAGACCCTGGTTCTGGTCAATGAATGCACGGGCTGGACCGAGGTCGGTTCGCTGTTCCTCAAGGCGGATCGGAGAAAGGGCGGCGCGGGCCGTCTGCTCAGCCAGTCGCGATACATGCTGATCGGCGCCCAGCCCGAACTGTTCGCCGACAATGTGCTGGCCGAGTTGCGCGGCGTCTTCACACCCGACGGCGCCTGCCCGTTCTGGGACCATGTGGCGCACAAATTCTTTCCGATGGAGTTCGATCACGCCGACCGGATGACCGGCTCGACGGACAAGCAGTTCATCCTGGACCTGGCCCCGCGCCACCCGATCTATGTCGAACTGCTGCCCGAACCGGCCCGCGCGGTGATCGGCAAGGTCCATCCCCAAGGCGTGCCGGCCATGGCCCTGCTGGAAAGCGAGGGCTTTAGGCCCAATGGTCTGGTCGACATCTTCGACGCCGGTCCGACCGTCGCTTGCGGCCGCGATAATATCCGGACCGTGCGCGATGCCCGGCGTCTGACGATTCAGATCGTCGAGGGCGTCGAGGCCGAGTTGCCGGCCCTGATCTCGACCGACAGCGTCGCCGCCTTCCGTGCCGTCCGCGCCAAGGCCGACATCGATGGCGACGTCGTTCGCCTGACCGCCGAAACGGCCGCCGCGCTCAAAGTGCGCAACGGAGACCCTGTGCGAGTAAAATCATGA
- a CDS encoding MFS transporter, which produces MSSARRLRNIVGGSAGNLVEWFDWYAYAAFTLYFAPVFFPSEDPTAQLLSAAAVFAVGFLMRPIGAWIMGVYADRKGRKAGLTLSVTLMCTGSLIIGVTPGYATIGLAAPALLLFARLLQGLSVGGEYGSSATYLSEMAEPHRRGFWSSFQYVTLISGQLIALLLLIVLQNTLSETALASWGWRIPFFVGAGLAVVVFWLRRRLDETHKATEAKDAPKSSAVQLILKHPKEALMVLGLTAGGTLAFYTYTTYLQKFLVNTSGFSKNTATEISAAALFIFMLLQPAVGALSDRVGRRPVMIAFGVLGVLCTVPIMTTLSTVESPFVAFLLALAGLVIVSGYTAINAVVKAELFPAHIRALGVALPYAIANAVFGGTAEYVALWLKGAGVESVFFWYVTGMIGLSLLTFIRMRDTKHNSLITHT; this is translated from the coding sequence ATGAGCTCCGCCCGCCGATTGAGAAATATCGTCGGCGGATCGGCCGGCAATCTGGTGGAGTGGTTCGACTGGTACGCCTATGCGGCTTTCACCCTGTATTTCGCGCCCGTGTTCTTCCCCAGCGAAGACCCGACGGCGCAACTGCTGAGCGCCGCCGCCGTCTTTGCGGTGGGCTTCTTGATGCGGCCCATCGGGGCATGGATCATGGGGGTCTATGCCGACCGCAAAGGTCGCAAGGCGGGGCTGACCCTCTCGGTGACCCTGATGTGCACGGGCTCTCTGATCATCGGCGTGACGCCCGGCTATGCCACGATCGGCCTGGCGGCGCCGGCGCTGCTGCTGTTCGCGCGGCTGTTGCAGGGCCTGAGCGTTGGCGGAGAATACGGATCCAGCGCCACCTATCTGTCCGAAATGGCCGAGCCGCATCGCCGAGGCTTCTGGTCCAGCTTCCAGTACGTCACCCTGATCTCGGGCCAGTTGATCGCCCTGCTGCTGTTGATCGTGCTGCAAAATACGTTGAGCGAGACGGCGCTGGCGTCGTGGGGCTGGCGCATTCCGTTCTTCGTCGGCGCGGGCCTGGCGGTCGTCGTCTTCTGGCTGCGTCGCCGGCTGGACGAGACGCATAAGGCGACCGAGGCCAAGGACGCCCCTAAATCCAGTGCCGTGCAGTTGATCCTGAAACACCCGAAAGAGGCCTTGATGGTGCTGGGCCTGACGGCCGGCGGCACCTTGGCCTTCTACACCTACACGACCTACCTCCAGAAGTTCCTGGTCAATACGAGCGGGTTCTCCAAAAACACGGCGACTGAAATCAGCGCGGCGGCCTTGTTCATCTTCATGCTGCTTCAGCCGGCGGTCGGCGCGCTTTCCGACAGGGTGGGACGGCGTCCCGTGATGATCGCTTTCGGCGTGCTGGGGGTGTTGTGCACTGTGCCGATCATGACGACCCTATCGACGGTCGAGAGCCCTTTCGTCGCCTTCCTCTTGGCGCTGGCCGGCCTGGTCATCGTGTCGGGCTACACCGCGATCAACGCCGTGGTGAAGGCCGAGCTGTTCCCCGCCCACATCCGCGCCCTCGGCGTCGCTCTGCCTTACGCCATCGCCAATGCGGTGTTCGGAGGCACGGCGGAATATGTGGCGTTATGGCTTAAGGGCGCGGGCGTCGAGAGCGTATTCTTCTGGTATGTGACCGGCATGATCGGACTGTCGCTGCTGACCTTCATCCGTATGCGCGACACCAAGCACAACAGCCTGATTACGCACACCTGA
- a CDS encoding hydrolase, translating into MRILTSDQAVLDHVAARRETIIGRTIDWANINSGSRNAAGLKAVLDVLEAAAGALPARVERLPTQASTTVGDDGSARTEAHADALKITARPDAPIQVVLTGHYDTVFPADSRFQTVTTRADGALNGPGVADMKGGISVLLAALEAFETHPDKHGVGWTVLLSPDEEIGSPASAPLLAELGALGHVGLTYEPALADGTLAGARKGSGNYHLIVTGRAAHAGRAFDEGRNAVAGAAIIAAALHGLNGQHEGVTVNVAKISGGGALNVVADNAVVRFNIRVPDKAAADWIDASVRAIAATPPFEGLTLDLHGGFTRAPKPMDAAQTALFEAVKEAGALLGQPIAWKSSGGVCEGNDLHAAGLPNIDTLGVRGGDIHSDQEFAWPDSFVERAQLSALILCKIASGEIDAAKLKSLRMETL; encoded by the coding sequence ATGCGGATTCTGACCTCGGACCAGGCCGTCCTCGACCACGTCGCCGCGCGACGCGAGACGATCATCGGCCGCACCATCGACTGGGCGAACATCAACTCCGGCAGCCGCAACGCCGCCGGGCTGAAGGCTGTGCTGGATGTTCTGGAAGCGGCGGCCGGCGCCCTGCCCGCCCGTGTCGAACGCCTCCCGACGCAGGCTTCGACCACCGTCGGCGACGACGGCTCGGCACGGACCGAGGCCCATGCCGACGCGCTGAAGATCACCGCCCGGCCGGATGCGCCGATCCAGGTCGTGCTGACCGGCCACTATGACACCGTCTTCCCCGCCGACAGCCGGTTCCAGACCGTGACCACGCGGGCGGACGGCGCCCTGAACGGGCCGGGCGTCGCCGACATGAAGGGCGGGATCAGCGTGCTGCTGGCCGCGCTGGAGGCGTTCGAAACCCATCCCGACAAACACGGCGTCGGCTGGACGGTTCTGCTGAGCCCCGACGAGGAAATCGGGTCGCCGGCGTCCGCCCCGCTGCTGGCCGAACTGGGCGCGCTCGGCCATGTGGGCCTCACCTATGAACCGGCGCTGGCGGACGGCACGCTGGCGGGCGCGCGCAAGGGCAGCGGCAACTATCATCTGATCGTGACGGGCCGCGCCGCCCACGCCGGCCGCGCCTTCGACGAAGGCCGTAATGCGGTGGCCGGCGCCGCCATCATAGCCGCCGCCCTGCACGGACTGAACGGTCAGCATGAGGGCGTCACCGTCAACGTGGCCAAGATTTCCGGCGGCGGCGCGCTGAACGTCGTCGCAGACAACGCCGTGGTGCGCTTCAACATCCGGGTGCCGGACAAGGCGGCGGCCGACTGGATCGACGCATCCGTGCGGGCCATCGCCGCGACACCGCCGTTCGAGGGCCTGACGCTGGATCTGCACGGGGGCTTCACCCGTGCGCCCAAGCCGATGGACGCCGCCCAAACCGCCCTGTTCGAGGCGGTGAAGGAAGCCGGCGCCCTGCTGGGCCAGCCCATCGCCTGGAAATCGTCGGGCGGGGTGTGCGAGGGCAACGATCTGCACGCCGCCGGCCTGCCCAATATCGACACCCTGGGCGTTCGCGGCGGCGACATCCATTCGGATCAGGAGTTCGCCTGGCCCGACAGCTTCGTCGAACGCGCGCAGCTGAGCGCTCTGATCCTGTGCAAGATCGCGTCGGGTGAAATCGATGCGGCCAAACTGAAATCCCTGCGGATGGAAACCCTGTAG
- the hspQ gene encoding heat shock protein HspQ, whose protein sequence is MTRIQTARFAIGQIVRHRDDAFRGVVMDVDHAYEGPAGESGLVRPDQPFYRVFALGEDGGFVAYAAEGALEDGDSVLLPDDAERWFTTDGMGHHAPLDERLH, encoded by the coding sequence ATGACCCGCATTCAGACCGCACGTTTCGCCATCGGCCAGATCGTACGCCACCGCGACGACGCCTTTCGTGGCGTCGTGATGGATGTCGATCACGCCTATGAGGGACCGGCCGGTGAAAGCGGCCTGGTCAGACCGGACCAGCCCTTCTACCGCGTCTTCGCCCTGGGCGAGGATGGCGGCTTTGTCGCCTACGCCGCCGAGGGCGCTCTTGAAGACGGCGATTCCGTCCTGCTGCCCGATGACGCCGAGCGGTGGTTCACCACCGACGGCATGGGCCACCACGCTCCGCTGGACGAACGTCTTCACTGA
- the astD gene encoding succinylglutamate-semialdehyde dehydrogenase, giving the protein MTVFKSTDPATEATNWEGEAASPAQVQAAVDAARTAFPAWADAPRGERIEGVKRYQAVLKDRAPQIAEAIARETGKPLWETKTEAAAMIGKVDISIRAYDERTGERTSDTAFGRATLRHRPHGVAAVLGPFNFPGHLPNGHIVPALLAGDTVVFKPSEETPLVGQVMAEAFAAADLPTGVVNVVQGGRETGAALLDAGIDALMFTGSGAAGAHFRRKFADDPHVILALELGGNNPLVVWDAADAEAVAGIAVQSAFITTGQRCSCARRLIVPEGPQGDAIIEAIAALSDRLIFGPWDSDPEPYAGPLISARAAEAALKALQERIDMGAKVIRASGPVANLPGAFVKPAIIDVTGIDVPDEEMFAPFLSVTRVASFHAAIQAANATRYGLSAGLVSDDPKNWDHFIRRIRAGVVNFNRPTTGAAGDMPFGGLGASGNHRPSAYYAADYCAYPVASFEADAVANIEGEIKGLR; this is encoded by the coding sequence ATGACCGTCTTCAAATCCACCGATCCCGCGACCGAAGCCACCAACTGGGAGGGCGAGGCCGCCAGCCCGGCCCAGGTTCAGGCCGCCGTTGACGCCGCCCGCACCGCCTTCCCCGCCTGGGCCGATGCGCCGCGCGGCGAACGGATCGAGGGCGTCAAACGCTATCAGGCCGTGCTGAAAGACCGCGCGCCCCAGATCGCCGAGGCCATCGCGCGCGAGACCGGCAAGCCGCTGTGGGAGACCAAGACCGAGGCCGCCGCAATGATCGGCAAGGTGGACATCTCGATCCGCGCCTATGACGAGCGCACCGGCGAACGGACCAGCGACACGGCGTTCGGCCGCGCGACCCTGCGGCACCGTCCGCACGGCGTCGCGGCGGTGCTTGGCCCGTTCAACTTCCCCGGCCATCTTCCGAACGGCCATATCGTCCCGGCCCTGCTGGCGGGCGACACGGTCGTCTTCAAGCCCTCGGAAGAAACGCCCCTGGTCGGTCAGGTGATGGCCGAAGCCTTCGCCGCCGCCGATCTGCCCACCGGCGTGGTCAATGTGGTCCAGGGCGGGCGCGAGACGGGCGCGGCCCTGCTGGACGCCGGCATCGACGCCCTGATGTTCACCGGCTCGGGTGCGGCGGGCGCGCATTTCCGCAGGAAGTTCGCCGACGATCCCCACGTCATCCTGGCGCTGGAACTGGGCGGCAATAACCCGCTCGTCGTGTGGGACGCAGCCGACGCCGAAGCCGTCGCGGGCATCGCGGTGCAGTCCGCCTTCATCACCACCGGCCAGCGCTGCTCGTGCGCGCGTCGCCTGATCGTGCCGGAAGGGCCGCAGGGCGATGCGATCATCGAAGCCATCGCCGCCCTGTCCGACCGGCTGATCTTCGGTCCGTGGGATAGCGATCCCGAACCGTATGCCGGCCCGCTGATCTCGGCGCGTGCGGCTGAGGCGGCGCTTAAGGCGTTGCAGGAACGGATCGACATGGGGGCCAAGGTCATCCGCGCCTCGGGGCCGGTCGCCAACCTTCCGGGCGCCTTCGTCAAGCCGGCCATCATCGACGTGACCGGGATCGACGTGCCGGACGAAGAGATGTTCGCCCCCTTCCTGTCGGTGACGCGCGTCGCCTCGTTCCACGCGGCGATCCAGGCGGCGAATGCGACCCGCTACGGCCTGTCCGCCGGTCTGGTCAGCGATGATCCGAAAAACTGGGACCACTTCATCCGCCGCATCCGCGCCGGCGTGGTCAACTTCAACCGGCCGACGACGGGCGCCGCCGGCGACATGCCGTTCGGCGGCCTGGGGGCCAGCGGCAACCACCGCCCCAGCGCCTATTACGCCGCCGACTATTGCGCCTATCCGGTCGCCAGTTTCGAGGCGGATGCGGTCGCCAACATCGAAGGCGAGATCAAGGGATTGCGATGA
- a CDS encoding peptidylprolyl isomerase: MRKAIIAATVAALLAAGAAQAPAVAQTAPAASDWRTIAPENLLVIDTSKGRVLVELIPVAAPNHAERIRTLANQGFYDGLKFHRVIPDFMAQTGDPKGTGEGGSELPDLKAEFSFRRGRDAGFVAVPSVGAGVRGLVGDLPVQTQPDAQMMVTADFKVDAHGLFCPGVLGMARSGSPDSANSQFFLMMGAREQLDGIYTAFGRVVSGLDVVGKLKKGSDAEDGKVTDPDTMTRVRMASALPEAERPTVRVLNAGSAAFAERIAAARAARGAAFSVCDIQPVAEVTGG, from the coding sequence ATGCGTAAGGCCATCATCGCAGCGACCGTCGCCGCTCTTCTCGCGGCTGGCGCGGCCCAGGCCCCGGCTGTGGCGCAGACGGCGCCGGCGGCGTCCGACTGGCGGACCATTGCGCCGGAAAACCTGCTGGTTATCGATACCTCCAAGGGCCGTGTGCTGGTCGAGCTTATCCCCGTCGCCGCGCCCAATCATGCGGAACGCATCCGCACCCTGGCAAACCAGGGCTTCTATGACGGTCTGAAGTTCCACCGCGTCATCCCTGATTTCATGGCGCAAACCGGCGATCCGAAGGGGACGGGCGAGGGCGGCAGCGAGCTGCCGGACCTGAAGGCCGAGTTCAGCTTCCGTCGCGGTCGAGACGCCGGCTTCGTCGCGGTGCCGAGCGTGGGCGCGGGCGTGCGCGGCCTGGTCGGCGATCTGCCGGTCCAGACCCAGCCCGACGCCCAGATGATGGTCACCGCCGACTTCAAGGTCGATGCCCACGGCCTGTTCTGTCCCGGCGTGCTGGGCATGGCCCGCTCGGGTTCGCCCGACAGCGCCAACAGCCAGTTCTTCCTGATGATGGGCGCGCGCGAACAGCTGGACGGCATCTACACCGCCTTCGGCCGCGTGGTGTCCGGCCTGGACGTGGTCGGCAAGCTGAAGAAAGGTTCGGACGCCGAGGACGGCAAGGTGACCGATCCCGACACCATGACCCGCGTCCGCATGGCTTCGGCCCTGCCCGAAGCCGAGCGTCCGACGGTGCGCGTCCTGAACGCCGGCAGCGCCGCCTTTGCCGAACGGATCGCTGCGGCGCGCGCCGCGCGCGGCGCGGCCTTCAGCGTCTGCGATATTCAGCCGGTCGCCGAAGTGACGGGCGGCTGA
- the astB gene encoding N-succinylarginine dihydrolase, which translates to MISAVEANADGLIGPTHSYAGLSPGNLASSLNKGEASNPRAAVLQGLDKMKTLADLGLPQFVLPPHDRPNIPFLRSLGFTGSDAQVLERAWRSAPSFAAAACSASPMWAANAATVTPSADAADGRVHFTPANLHTNLHRSLEHRQTKRALDALFADASRFAVHDALPSVAHLADEGAANHVRLCAQHGGRGVNLLVWGREAFEPWDGPFPARQTREASEAIVRRHEAGRPVLAQQSRAAIAGGTFHNDVVCVGALDTLFFHELAFEDTAATQAAIRRVADGLFEPIFVEISSADLPLADAISSYLFNSMLIQVPGEDRLTLICPTETRDNPCSHAVAQALAASNGPIGRVQYVDVRQSMRNGGGPACLRLRVVLTEAELGATNPAMRLTDDLHARLSDWAGRWYRDELRPTDLADPDLLTESRSALDELTTILNLGTDFYPFQRG; encoded by the coding sequence ATGATCAGCGCTGTCGAGGCCAACGCCGACGGTCTGATCGGGCCGACCCATTCCTACGCCGGTCTGTCTCCGGGCAATCTGGCGTCCAGCCTGAACAAGGGCGAGGCGTCCAACCCACGCGCGGCCGTGCTTCAAGGCCTCGACAAGATGAAGACCCTGGCGGACCTGGGTCTGCCCCAGTTCGTCCTGCCGCCGCATGACCGTCCGAACATTCCCTTCCTGCGGTCGCTGGGGTTCACCGGCTCGGACGCCCAGGTGCTGGAGCGGGCCTGGCGGAGCGCGCCTTCTTTCGCCGCCGCCGCCTGTTCGGCCTCGCCCATGTGGGCCGCCAACGCCGCGACCGTAACGCCCAGCGCCGACGCCGCCGACGGCCGAGTACATTTCACCCCGGCCAATCTGCACACCAATCTGCACCGCAGCCTGGAGCACCGGCAAACGAAGCGCGCGCTGGACGCCCTGTTTGCCGACGCCAGCCGGTTCGCCGTCCATGACGCCCTGCCCTCGGTCGCGCATCTGGCCGACGAAGGCGCCGCAAACCACGTTCGCCTGTGCGCCCAACATGGCGGCCGCGGCGTCAATCTGCTGGTCTGGGGTCGCGAGGCGTTCGAGCCGTGGGACGGCCCCTTCCCCGCCCGCCAGACGCGCGAAGCGTCGGAAGCCATCGTGCGCCGCCACGAAGCCGGACGGCCGGTCCTGGCCCAGCAATCCCGCGCCGCCATCGCGGGCGGCACCTTCCACAACGATGTGGTCTGCGTCGGGGCGCTGGACACCCTGTTCTTCCACGAGTTGGCGTTCGAGGACACGGCCGCAACCCAGGCCGCCATCCGCCGCGTGGCCGATGGGCTGTTCGAGCCGATCTTCGTCGAGATCTCGTCCGCCGATCTGCCGCTGGCCGATGCGATCTCGAGCTATCTGTTCAACTCCATGCTGATCCAGGTGCCGGGCGAGGATCGCCTGACCCTGATCTGTCCGACCGAGACCCGCGACAACCCGTGCAGCCATGCGGTGGCGCAAGCGCTGGCCGCCTCCAACGGTCCGATCGGCCGGGTGCAGTATGTCGATGTGCGCCAGTCGATGCGCAACGGCGGCGGACCGGCCTGTCTGCGGCTGCGCGTCGTCCTGACCGAGGCCGAGCTGGGGGCGACGAACCCGGCCATGCGCCTGACGGACGACCTGCATGCGCGTCTGTCGGATTGGGCCGGGCGCTGGTACCGCGACGAACTGCGCCCCACCGATCTGGCCGATCCTGACCTGCTCACGGAAAGCCGCAGCGCGCTGGACGAACTGACGACGATCCTGAACCTCGGGACCGACTTCTATCCCTTCCAGAGAGGCTGA
- a CDS encoding peptidylprolyl isomerase: MTIRTMAMAAAVLAATAGAALAQDATAVPAPPPPPGEWRTIAPENLLVIDTNKGRVLVELAPELAPAHVERIKLLASRGFFDNLVWHRVIDWFMAQTGDPLGTGEGQSWYPDLKAEFTFRRGADMAFTPVAAPVGALVGFVDSIPVQTQPDALMSGTSDKKVHGWALYCPGVAGMARDEGNDTANSQFFLMRQAYPALDKRYTVWGRVVSGLDVVRYLKASDTPDGLVQGPDQMTRVRVASDLLAAERPTAAVLNTNSATFQTLAQQARQARGADFSVCDIELPVRVTPAA; this comes from the coding sequence ATGACGATACGAACGATGGCGATGGCGGCGGCCGTGCTGGCCGCGACGGCGGGCGCCGCCCTGGCGCAAGACGCGACCGCCGTTCCCGCGCCCCCGCCGCCGCCCGGCGAATGGCGCACGATCGCGCCCGAGAACCTGCTGGTCATCGACACCAACAAGGGGCGGGTGCTGGTCGAACTGGCGCCCGAGCTCGCGCCCGCCCATGTCGAACGCATCAAGCTTCTGGCGTCGCGCGGCTTCTTCGACAACCTGGTCTGGCACCGGGTGATCGACTGGTTCATGGCCCAGACCGGCGATCCGCTGGGCACGGGCGAGGGGCAGAGCTGGTATCCCGACCTGAAGGCCGAGTTCACCTTCCGCCGTGGGGCGGACATGGCCTTCACCCCGGTCGCGGCCCCGGTCGGCGCCCTGGTCGGCTTCGTCGATTCCATCCCGGTCCAGACCCAGCCCGACGCCCTGATGTCCGGCACCAGCGACAAGAAGGTCCACGGTTGGGCCCTGTATTGTCCGGGTGTCGCGGGCATGGCGCGTGACGAGGGCAACGACACCGCCAACAGCCAGTTCTTTTTGATGCGTCAGGCCTATCCGGCTCTGGACAAGCGCTACACCGTCTGGGGTCGGGTCGTGTCCGGCCTGGACGTCGTGCGATACCTGAAGGCCAGCGACACGCCGGATGGTCTGGTTCAGGGACCGGATCAGATGACTCGCGTCCGCGTGGCGTCGGATCTGCTCGCCGCCGAACGTCCGACGGCCGCCGTCCTCAACACCAACTCCGCCACCTTCCAGACCCTGGCGCAGCAGGCGCGTCAGGCGCGCGGCGCGGATTTCTCGGTGTGCGACATCGAACTGCCGGTGCGCGTCACGCCCGCCGCCTGA